The segment TTTTCGGATGTGTCTTGAAGCGCTGGAATTCATCAAACGGGCTCAGGTAAGGATTTTTATAATCCAGGCCGACTACGAAGCCAACGGCAACCTGATTGTCTTCCATATGATACATAAACGAACCACCATAGGTGTGGGAATCAAGGGGCCAGCCTGCCGTATGAACGACCAGACCCGGTTTATGGTTGGCCGGGTCGACTTCCCACAACTCCTTGATGCCGATGCCGTGGGTCTGGGGTTCGGCGTCGAGGCCCAGGTCAAATTTTTCTTTCAACTCCTTGCCCAGATGTCCACGGCAGCCTTCGGCAAAGAAGGTGTACCTGGCATGCAGTTCCATGCCGGGTTCGTGATTGGGACCGGGCGTGCCGTCAGCACCGAGTCCCATATCACCGGTGGCGATGCCTTTGACGGAACCATCCTCGTGGTAAAGAACCTCTGCCGCGGCGAAGCCAGGATAGACTTCCACCTCCAGCGCCTCGGCCTGCTCGGCCAGCCAGCGACAGAAGTTGCCAAGGCTGATGATGTAGTTGCCGTGATTTTTCATGGCCGGGGGCAGGAACAGTTTTGGCGTCGCAATGGACCCGGTTTCACTAAGAAACAGAATTTTCTCATCGCTAACCGGGGTGTTAAGCGGCGCCCCCTTTTCTTTCCAGTCGGGGATCAACTCATCAAGCGCGCGGGTTTCCAGAACCGCGCCCGAGAGGATGTGAGCACCAATTTCCGAGCCTTTCTCGACAACGCAAACGCTAACCTCGCGGTCTTGTTCAGCCGCCAACTGACGCAGCCTGATCGCAGCCGACAACCCGGCTGGTCCACCGCCGACGATGACCACATCAAATTCCATTGATTCGCGTTCCATGAAAGACCTCCTTTAGTCTTTGTAAACCCTACGCCCGCCATTAAAAACCCGGCAAGCGACAAAATGTAACCGGGGAACGACCCTCATTGAAAGGTTCAATATTGCAATAAAGTCATCTAGAGCATGTTTAGAGCATACGGTATCACTGAGATTACTTTTCCTGCTTGTCGGCTAGAAGAGGGTGCGTGGGCGATGCGGTGCATCGTCAAGCATTCTCGACGCTGTCCGACGAGCCGGAAGCCGCGTCTCAGTGGTTCCGTATGCTCTAAATATGCTCTAGTCTTGGCTTCATGAGCGAAAACCTTTCAACAATGGAAATTTTGCGCTGGCAACTTGACGCCGGGGTTGATGAAACCATCGGTGATGAGCCGCTCAATCACTTCGCCCCGCCACCCCAACCCGAAGCGCCAACGGCGGTCAAAACACTGCAAAAACAGGCCCCTGTGCCGCCCCCTGTTCAGGCCAGCGCCGAAAACATTCTTCATGACGCCTGCGCCATCGCCGCCAGCGCCACAACAATCGAAGAACTGAAA is part of the Rhodospirillaceae bacterium genome and harbors:
- a CDS encoding electron transfer flavoprotein-ubiquinone oxidoreductase — protein: MERESMEFDVVIVGGGPAGLSAAIRLRQLAAEQDREVSVCVVEKGSEIGAHILSGAVLETRALDELIPDWKEKGAPLNTPVSDEKILFLSETGSIATPKLFLPPAMKNHGNYIISLGNFCRWLAEQAEALEVEVYPGFAAAEVLYHEDGSVKGIATGDMGLGADGTPGPNHEPGMELHARYTFFAEGCRGHLGKELKEKFDLGLDAEPQTHGIGIKELWEVDPANHKPGLVVHTAGWPLDSHTYGGSFMYHMEDNQVAVGFVVGLDYKNPYLSPFDEFQRFKTHPKIRDTFAGGRRISYGARALNEGGYQCLPKLTFPGGVLVGDDAGTLNTPKIKGTHTAMKSAMLAAEAAFAALAEEQPVPELISYGVAFNASWVHKELYVARNVRPSFKWGLMLGSIYTGIDQMLLFGRAPWTFKHGHIDNKTLVKKDQAKPIDYPKPDGVLTFDKLSSVFISNTNHREDEPCHLTLKDAAVPVTVNLADFDGPEQRFCPAGVYEFVEENDAMVLQINSQNCVHCKTCDIKDPTQNINWVVPEGGGGPNYPNM